The following coding sequences lie in one Zingiber officinale cultivar Zhangliang chromosome 2B, Zo_v1.1, whole genome shotgun sequence genomic window:
- the LOC122045428 gene encoding probable sucrose-phosphate synthase 4 isoform X2 produces MCWRIWHLSRKKKQIEWEEARRLAKKKREWEQGSRDAAEDISELSEGEKTELLAGTARSIPSRINSDMQLWTEEEHGKSKHLYIVLISLHGLVRGENMELGRDSDTGGQVKYVVELARALAATKGVYRVDLLTRQISSPEVDSTYGEPVEMLSRAADADRGADADGCGAYVIRLPCGPRDSYIPKESLWPHIPEFVDRALTHITNVARAISEQLAEDGGAAKPIWPYVIHGHYADGGEVAARLAGALNVPMVMTGHSLGRNKLEQLLKQGRLSLEDINSTYRIMRRIEGEEAALDAAEMVVTSTRQEIEEQWGSYDGFDLKLERKLRVRRRRGVSCLGRYMPRMVVIPPGMDFSYVNTQDLIEGDGDISSLISSDRAQSRRDLPPIWSEIMRFFTNPHKPMILALSRPDPKKNVMTLLKAFGECHRLRELANLTLILGNRDDIEGMSGGSAAVLAMVLKSIDKYDLYGQVSYPKHHKQSDVPQIYRLAAETKGVFINPALVEPFGLTLIEAAAYGLPVVATRNGGPVDILKVLNNGVLVDPHDQGAISDALLKLVADKSLWLECRRNGLKNIHCFSWPEHCRAYLSHVEHCRGLGQPSAHCFDLPPPTPEPMSDSLRDLGDDLSLRFSLDDATGELASTAILDDIRRRHETPHASSAKDHAPAGPGRRRHVVVIAADCYDEDGRPGVSDLRRLLQVAMAAVSDAGRVAYVLATGSTVEETMEALRCCNVDPAATFDALVCGSGSELYYPSRDAPEDADYDSHVEYRWPAENVRSTVLQLARLDGAKEDDLAVDEAACRPRCHAFSVKSGDKVRKIDAIRQRLRMRGFRCNLVYARAGTRLNVIPLFASRAFALRYLSMRWSIDLTKFLVIMGEKGDTDYEQLLPGIQKTVTVQGLVARGSERLLRDEDSYKKEDVVPSESHTVSLCESNIASEILCFIQQR; encoded by the exons ATGTGCTGGAGGATTTGGCATCTGTCTCGCAAAAAGAAGCAG atCGAGTGGGAAGAAGCACGGCGCCTGGCAAAGAAGAAGAGAGAGTGGGAACAGGGGAGCAGAGATGCAGCGGAGGACATATCGGAGCTATCGGAGGGCGAAAAGACAGAGCTTCTGGCTGGAACTGCCAGAAGCATCCCCTCGCGCATCAACTCCGATATGCAATTGTGGACCGAAGAGGAGCACGGCAAGAGCAAGCATCTCTACATTGTCTTGATCAG TTTGCATGGATTGGTGCGCGGGGAGAACATGGAATTAGGACGGGATTCCGACACCGGCGGCCAG GTGAAGTACGTGGTGGAGTTGGCTCGGGCGCTTGCGGCCACCAAGGGCGTCTACCGTGTCGACTTGTTGACTCGCCAGATCTCATCGCCGGAGGTGGACTCGACGTACGGCGAGCCGGTGGAGATGTTGTCCCGTGCGGCCGACGCGGACAGAGGCGCCGATGCCGACGGCTGCGGAGCCTACGTTATTCGCCTTCCGTGTGGACCCCGCGATAG TTACATTCCGAAGGAGTCTCTCTGGCCCCACATACCAGAGTTCGTTGACAGAGCTTTGACTCACATAACTAACGTGGCCCGCGCGATCTCCGAGCAACTGGCCGAAGACGGCGGCGCCGCCAAGCCTATCTGGCCCTACGTGATCCATGGCCACTACGCCGACGGCGGCGAGGTAGCGGCCCGGCTGGCCGGCGCGCTCAACGTGCCGATGGTCATGACGGGCCACTCGCTGGGGCGGAACAAGCTAGAGCAGCTGCTGAAGCAGGGGCGACTCAGCCTGGAGGATATCAACTCCACCTACAGGATCATGAGGAGGATCGAGGGCGAGGAGGCGGCGCTCGACGCCGCAGAAATGGTGGTCACCAGCACCCGCCAGGAGATTGAGGAGCAGTGGGGCTCGTACGACGGATTCGATCTCAAACTCGAGAGGAAACTCCGGGTGAGAAGGCGAAGAGGCGTAAGTTGCCTTGGACGGTACATGCCCAGGATGGTGGTCATACCGCCGGGCATGGATTTCAGCTACGTGAACACGCAGGACCTGATCGAAGGAGATGGAGACATATCATCTTTGATCAGCTCAGACCGAGCTCAAAGCAGAAGGGACCTGCCTCCCATCTGGTCAGAG ATCATGAGGTTCTTCACAAACCCTCACAAGCCGATGATCCTGGCGCTGTCTCGACCAGACCCAAAGAAGAACGTGATGACTCTGTTGAAGGCATTCGGGGAGTGCCACCGTCTACGAGAGCTCGCAAATCTG ACTCTGATACTCGGAAACAGAGACGACATCGAAGGAATGTCCGGCGGCAGTGCGGCTGTTCTGGCGATGGTGCTCAAGTCGATCGACAAGTATGATCTTTACGGTCAGGTGTCCTACCCAAAGCATCACAAACAATCCGACGTCCCCCAAATCTATCGCCTCGCTGCAGAGACTAAG GGAGTCTTCATCAATCCAGCCCTCGTGGAACCTTTTGGCCTTACGCTCATAGAG GCGGCGGCTTATGGATTACCAGTGGTGGCGACGAGGAACGGAGGTCCTGTCGACATTCTCaag GTATTGAACAATGGAGTGCTGGTGGATCCTCACGACCAAGGCGCCATCTCGGACGCGCTCCTGAAGCTGGTGGCCGACAAGTCGCTGTGGCTGGAGTGCCGGCGCAACGGACTCAAGAACATTCACTGTTTCTCCTGGCCGGAGCACTGCCGCGCCTACCTCTCCCACGTCGAGCATTGCCGGGGGCTGGGACAGCCATCCGCTCATTGCTTCGATCTCCCCCCGCCCACTCCCGAACCCATGAGCGACTCCCTCCGGGACCTCGGCGACGACCTTTCCCTCCGTTTCTCCCTTGACGACGCCACGGGAGAGCTCGCCTCCACCGCTATCCTAGACGACATCCGCCGCCGCCACGAAACCCCTCACGCCTCCTCGGCGAAAGATCACGCCCCAGCTGGCCCCGGACGCCGCCGCCATGTCGTCGTCATCGCCGCCGACTGCTACGACGAGGACGGGCGGCCAGGGGTCTCCGATCTCAGGCGCCTTCTGCAGGTCGCAATGGCCGCCGTAAGCGACGCGGGGCGGGTGGCGTACGTGCTGGCCACAGGGTCCACCGTCGAGGAGACTATGGAGGCTCTGCGATGCTGCAACGTGGACCCGGCGGCGACGTTCGACGCGCTCGTGTGCGGAAGCGGGAGCGAACTCTACTACCCGTCTCGAGATGCACCGGAGGACGCGGACTACGACAGCCACGTGGAGTACCGGTGGCCGGCGGAGAACGTGAGGTCAACGGTGCTCCAGCTTGCGCGGCTGGATGGCGCGAAGGAGGACGATCTGGCGGTCGACGAAGCGGCTTGCCGCCCACGTTGCCACGCTTTCTCGGTCAAATCAGGAGACAAA GTTCGAAAAATCGACGCCATAAGGCAAAGGCTGCGGATGCGGGGCTTTCGCTGCAACCTTGTTTACGCACGCGCAGGCACGCGGCTTAATGTCATTCCTCTCTTTGCATCCAGGGCGTTTGCTTTGAG ATACTTATCGATGCGTTGGAGCATTGACCTCACGAAATTTTTGGTAATTATGGGTGAAAAAGGAGACACGGACTATGAACAGCTCCTGCCTGGGATACAGAAAACTGTAACGGTGCAGGGTTTGGTAGCTCGAGGCAGCGAAAGGCTTCTGCGCGACGAGGATAGCTACAAGAAAGAAGACGTAGTGCCTTCAGAAAGCCACACAGTTTCTCTATGTGAGAGCAATATCGCATCCGAAATCCTTTGCTTCATCCAACAAAGATAA
- the LOC122045428 gene encoding probable sucrose-phosphate synthase 4 isoform X1 encodes MAGNEWINGYLEAILDAGTKQTLLHRDRRFSFSALTQLVGELHDKGNGRGAKAAAAGERYSTTKYFVEEVVSRFDDTDLHKTWVKVVATRNSQERNSRLENMCWRIWHLSRKKKQIEWEEARRLAKKKREWEQGSRDAAEDISELSEGEKTELLAGTARSIPSRINSDMQLWTEEEHGKSKHLYIVLISLHGLVRGENMELGRDSDTGGQVKYVVELARALAATKGVYRVDLLTRQISSPEVDSTYGEPVEMLSRAADADRGADADGCGAYVIRLPCGPRDSYIPKESLWPHIPEFVDRALTHITNVARAISEQLAEDGGAAKPIWPYVIHGHYADGGEVAARLAGALNVPMVMTGHSLGRNKLEQLLKQGRLSLEDINSTYRIMRRIEGEEAALDAAEMVVTSTRQEIEEQWGSYDGFDLKLERKLRVRRRRGVSCLGRYMPRMVVIPPGMDFSYVNTQDLIEGDGDISSLISSDRAQSRRDLPPIWSEIMRFFTNPHKPMILALSRPDPKKNVMTLLKAFGECHRLRELANLTLILGNRDDIEGMSGGSAAVLAMVLKSIDKYDLYGQVSYPKHHKQSDVPQIYRLAAETKGVFINPALVEPFGLTLIEAAAYGLPVVATRNGGPVDILKVLNNGVLVDPHDQGAISDALLKLVADKSLWLECRRNGLKNIHCFSWPEHCRAYLSHVEHCRGLGQPSAHCFDLPPPTPEPMSDSLRDLGDDLSLRFSLDDATGELASTAILDDIRRRHETPHASSAKDHAPAGPGRRRHVVVIAADCYDEDGRPGVSDLRRLLQVAMAAVSDAGRVAYVLATGSTVEETMEALRCCNVDPAATFDALVCGSGSELYYPSRDAPEDADYDSHVEYRWPAENVRSTVLQLARLDGAKEDDLAVDEAACRPRCHAFSVKSGDKVRKIDAIRQRLRMRGFRCNLVYARAGTRLNVIPLFASRAFALRYLSMRWSIDLTKFLVIMGEKGDTDYEQLLPGIQKTVTVQGLVARGSERLLRDEDSYKKEDVVPSESHTVSLCESNIASEILCFIQQR; translated from the exons ATGGCCGGAAACGAATGGATCAACGGGTACTTGGAAGCCATATTAGACGCCGGCACCAAGCAGACTCTTCTCCACCGTGACCGCCGCTTCTCCTTCTCTGCCCTTACGCAATTGGTCGGAGAGCTACACGACAAAGGCAACGGACGCGGAGCAAAGGCCGCCGCCGCCGGGGAACGCTACAGCACCACCAAGTACTTCGTCGAGGAGGTCGTCAGCCGGTTCGACGATACCGACCTCCATAAGACGTGGGTTAAG GTGGTGGCCACGAGGAACAGCCAAGAGCGGAACAGTCGGCTGGAGAACATGTGCTGGAGGATTTGGCATCTGTCTCGCAAAAAGAAGCAG atCGAGTGGGAAGAAGCACGGCGCCTGGCAAAGAAGAAGAGAGAGTGGGAACAGGGGAGCAGAGATGCAGCGGAGGACATATCGGAGCTATCGGAGGGCGAAAAGACAGAGCTTCTGGCTGGAACTGCCAGAAGCATCCCCTCGCGCATCAACTCCGATATGCAATTGTGGACCGAAGAGGAGCACGGCAAGAGCAAGCATCTCTACATTGTCTTGATCAG TTTGCATGGATTGGTGCGCGGGGAGAACATGGAATTAGGACGGGATTCCGACACCGGCGGCCAG GTGAAGTACGTGGTGGAGTTGGCTCGGGCGCTTGCGGCCACCAAGGGCGTCTACCGTGTCGACTTGTTGACTCGCCAGATCTCATCGCCGGAGGTGGACTCGACGTACGGCGAGCCGGTGGAGATGTTGTCCCGTGCGGCCGACGCGGACAGAGGCGCCGATGCCGACGGCTGCGGAGCCTACGTTATTCGCCTTCCGTGTGGACCCCGCGATAG TTACATTCCGAAGGAGTCTCTCTGGCCCCACATACCAGAGTTCGTTGACAGAGCTTTGACTCACATAACTAACGTGGCCCGCGCGATCTCCGAGCAACTGGCCGAAGACGGCGGCGCCGCCAAGCCTATCTGGCCCTACGTGATCCATGGCCACTACGCCGACGGCGGCGAGGTAGCGGCCCGGCTGGCCGGCGCGCTCAACGTGCCGATGGTCATGACGGGCCACTCGCTGGGGCGGAACAAGCTAGAGCAGCTGCTGAAGCAGGGGCGACTCAGCCTGGAGGATATCAACTCCACCTACAGGATCATGAGGAGGATCGAGGGCGAGGAGGCGGCGCTCGACGCCGCAGAAATGGTGGTCACCAGCACCCGCCAGGAGATTGAGGAGCAGTGGGGCTCGTACGACGGATTCGATCTCAAACTCGAGAGGAAACTCCGGGTGAGAAGGCGAAGAGGCGTAAGTTGCCTTGGACGGTACATGCCCAGGATGGTGGTCATACCGCCGGGCATGGATTTCAGCTACGTGAACACGCAGGACCTGATCGAAGGAGATGGAGACATATCATCTTTGATCAGCTCAGACCGAGCTCAAAGCAGAAGGGACCTGCCTCCCATCTGGTCAGAG ATCATGAGGTTCTTCACAAACCCTCACAAGCCGATGATCCTGGCGCTGTCTCGACCAGACCCAAAGAAGAACGTGATGACTCTGTTGAAGGCATTCGGGGAGTGCCACCGTCTACGAGAGCTCGCAAATCTG ACTCTGATACTCGGAAACAGAGACGACATCGAAGGAATGTCCGGCGGCAGTGCGGCTGTTCTGGCGATGGTGCTCAAGTCGATCGACAAGTATGATCTTTACGGTCAGGTGTCCTACCCAAAGCATCACAAACAATCCGACGTCCCCCAAATCTATCGCCTCGCTGCAGAGACTAAG GGAGTCTTCATCAATCCAGCCCTCGTGGAACCTTTTGGCCTTACGCTCATAGAG GCGGCGGCTTATGGATTACCAGTGGTGGCGACGAGGAACGGAGGTCCTGTCGACATTCTCaag GTATTGAACAATGGAGTGCTGGTGGATCCTCACGACCAAGGCGCCATCTCGGACGCGCTCCTGAAGCTGGTGGCCGACAAGTCGCTGTGGCTGGAGTGCCGGCGCAACGGACTCAAGAACATTCACTGTTTCTCCTGGCCGGAGCACTGCCGCGCCTACCTCTCCCACGTCGAGCATTGCCGGGGGCTGGGACAGCCATCCGCTCATTGCTTCGATCTCCCCCCGCCCACTCCCGAACCCATGAGCGACTCCCTCCGGGACCTCGGCGACGACCTTTCCCTCCGTTTCTCCCTTGACGACGCCACGGGAGAGCTCGCCTCCACCGCTATCCTAGACGACATCCGCCGCCGCCACGAAACCCCTCACGCCTCCTCGGCGAAAGATCACGCCCCAGCTGGCCCCGGACGCCGCCGCCATGTCGTCGTCATCGCCGCCGACTGCTACGACGAGGACGGGCGGCCAGGGGTCTCCGATCTCAGGCGCCTTCTGCAGGTCGCAATGGCCGCCGTAAGCGACGCGGGGCGGGTGGCGTACGTGCTGGCCACAGGGTCCACCGTCGAGGAGACTATGGAGGCTCTGCGATGCTGCAACGTGGACCCGGCGGCGACGTTCGACGCGCTCGTGTGCGGAAGCGGGAGCGAACTCTACTACCCGTCTCGAGATGCACCGGAGGACGCGGACTACGACAGCCACGTGGAGTACCGGTGGCCGGCGGAGAACGTGAGGTCAACGGTGCTCCAGCTTGCGCGGCTGGATGGCGCGAAGGAGGACGATCTGGCGGTCGACGAAGCGGCTTGCCGCCCACGTTGCCACGCTTTCTCGGTCAAATCAGGAGACAAA GTTCGAAAAATCGACGCCATAAGGCAAAGGCTGCGGATGCGGGGCTTTCGCTGCAACCTTGTTTACGCACGCGCAGGCACGCGGCTTAATGTCATTCCTCTCTTTGCATCCAGGGCGTTTGCTTTGAG ATACTTATCGATGCGTTGGAGCATTGACCTCACGAAATTTTTGGTAATTATGGGTGAAAAAGGAGACACGGACTATGAACAGCTCCTGCCTGGGATACAGAAAACTGTAACGGTGCAGGGTTTGGTAGCTCGAGGCAGCGAAAGGCTTCTGCGCGACGAGGATAGCTACAAGAAAGAAGACGTAGTGCCTTCAGAAAGCCACACAGTTTCTCTATGTGAGAGCAATATCGCATCCGAAATCCTTTGCTTCATCCAACAAAGATAA